AACAAACTCTGTAATCATCGCTCGTTCACGACACGAATATTCGCGCCTGTGTACCAACGAAGCCAACAATTAGGCCGGTGTTGTAATTGCGTTGTTCGCTGCAAACATCGTTGAACTGAGCAGTTAATGCGATCGTGACTTAAAATGATGCGTCGAACAATTTGTTGAAATATTTCGTGCTGGCGCCACGTACCGCATTTTGAGCGCTGCTGCCTGTGCCCGTTTAAGCAGCGACTAGTTTCAACTCAATAGCTTCGTCTCACGACTAATAACAGACTTTATTGTCCAATAAAGTCTCTTTTTGCTTATTGGCCGACGCACGTACCTCGCGCCGGTCCCGATATCCGGTCGTCTGTTGGTCTTACGTATCGCTTCACAAAAACGGCAGGCGCCCGGAACAACGCGGCGAAGGGTTCCGCGTTTCCCCTCGTGACTGGAGGAGACCGTATGACGAGGTGCTTGACCTACGGCGTGCTCGCCACCGTGTCGGTCGCGCTCTGCTGGACCGCGCTCGTGCCGCTGCCGGCACCGGCCGGCGACAAGGCCCCCGAACTCCCTCAGACGAACCTACTCGGGCTGGCCTACCAGCCGCTACCCAAATGGGTACCGTTCGAGTCCAAGGACACCGTTCAGAAGTGGATCGACGAAAACGACACCAAAGCCATGACTGTACACGCCTGGCAACTGTGGGGCGGGTTGACCGAGATGGTCACGGAGAAAGTCGGTGGGGAGGAGCACCGGGTGCCACTGTTCGAGACGTGGTTCGATCCGGATCAGGTATTCGGCCCACCACCACCGCCGGCGCAAAAACCCGAGCCCCGACAATTTAAGCGCCCCCGACAACTGTTCCGCACTCAACCCGGCCACCTCCGGTTACTCGCGGCCGAGGCCCCCACCCCTCCGCCCGCACCGGAGCCCGTCGACCCGATCAGCTTCCGCGCCGTTACCGTCAAGTACAACCGGGAGATGCGGGACCACGCGCAAGCGAACAAATACTACGACGGCGCGACCCTCCAGAAGATCAACGACGGTTGGGGGAAGACACCGATCGCCGACCGCAACCTGAAGCCCTATCCGGACCGAGCCGTCATGCTGAAACCGGTCTTCCAGTTCATCAGCGGGACCGAGGCCACGCTCCTGCCGTACTGGGCCGGGCCGGACAAGCGCATCGACCAAACCAAGCCCCCGGGACCGAACAACTGGAGCGAGAAAATGCTCATCATCCCGCCCGGGCAGCCGAAGGTCGCCATCCGGGGCATGCCGACCATCTCCCTGGACCGGTTCTATCACATGAAGCTCACGGCCGCCGAGGTCGATTACCTGAACAAGAACTTCGGCCCATTCACCCCGCCGATCAGCGCGGGCGACTACGCGATCCTGACCGGGATGCACGTTTCCACGCGCGAGATCGACAACTGGACGTGGCAAACGTTCTGGTGGTCGCTCAACAAGCCCGTGATCCCGGACGCCGTAAAATCGCGCATCCAACCGCCGTTCGACAACTACGAAACGCAGGTCGGGTACTCGTTCATGACCGGCCCGGCCGCGGGAGCCGCCAAGACCGATGGGAACCCGAACTCGCTTCCGCTGGTGTGCTACAACCCGTATTTGGAGGCAGGGTTCGGGAACAACGTTTTCGACCCGCCGTTCAAGAACCAGTTGGGAATTGAGTCCAACTGCATGAGTTGTCACCGGGCCGCGGCGTGGCCCGGCTCCACCGCGCTCTACGTCTCCAACGGCTTGGTCAAACCGGGCGACCCGGTCTTCTTCACCGGGAACACGAAGGCCGACTTCGTTTGGGGGCAAACGAACGTGAATCCGCCGAAGAAATGACCGACCCAGCCAGTACGTGATTCGCCCCGAAAAACACCTTCACCAAAAAACGCGGGCGACCCAAGTGGTCGCCCGCGTCGCTCAAATACCAAGCATCCACCCGCCGTTACGCAACAGGAATCGTGGAGAGCAACTCGTCGGTTCCGGCCAGTTGCGCCAGCACCGTGCATCCGGCACAGGTGCATTTGTGCTTCATCGGGTCGGCCGACGCGGTGTAGATCGCTTCGCCGGCTTTGGGAGCTTCCACGGGCACGGGAGCCGCCTCTTGATTCGCGGCGGTCGTGTTCGCCGAAGAAGTCGCGTGCAACCCGGCGTAGAGGCCGTCGTAAGTGATCGGCGTGCCGAACGGTGCGGTGAACGGCGCGTTGGCCCCGTTAGCCTGCATCTGCTCGAAGGTGAACACCCGGGCGTAAGAGCTGTTCCGGTTCGCGCTGGCCGCGACGAGTTCCGCGCGCCCGTCGCCGTCCGTGTCACGCAGCGCGAGTCGGGCGCCGCTCGGATCGGTCGGTGCGAAGGCGTAGAAGCTGCCAACCAGCGGCACCCCGCTCGCCTGAGCACCGGCATTGGCGGTCAGTGTCGCACCGGACCACACCTTGATGTGCGCCGGCCCGCGGTCCGGAGCGATCGCCAGTTCCGCGAACCCGTCCCCGTCCATGTCACCCACGGCCGCGTTCAAGCCGGACCACAGGCCACCGAACGCGATGAAGTCGGGCAGCAACCGCGTCGCGGTACCGTTCCGCAGATCGGCCCCGCTGTATACCGCGACCCGCCCCTCGGCCTGACCACCGGTGGTGACCACGACGTCCGCGAACCCGTCTCGGTTGATGTCTCCCGCCGCCACGCGAGCGCCGCCCCGGAACGCCGGGTTGTCGAACGCGAAGAAGCTCGATTGAACCTGAAGCCCGCCGCCCTGAACGCGGAACGTCTGAATGTGCGGACCGGCACCCGCATCGGCTGAAACGACCAGTTCGGACTTACCGTCGTGGTCGATGTCGGCCGCCGCCAGGAACAGCCCCCCGGTGAACCCCTGGAAGATAACCGTCTGGCCCACCATGATGCTGCCGTCGCGCCCGTCCATCAGTTGGACGACCGCTTGCGGACCCGCCCCGGTGGTGAAGGCGTAATCGGTCACGCCGTCCCCGTTGAAGTCGCCGCCCGCGACCCGCAGGGCACCGCGGTATCCGGCGAATGGCGTCAGGCGCCGACCGGTGTCGGTCAGGACGCCGTTGGACACCACGAACAGTGACACCGTGCCGTCCGTGTTCCCAGTGAACGCGACCGCATTCTGACTCCCGACCGGCACCGCGGTGAAGGTCGGCGTGGCGGGCGCGGCCGCCGGCGCGCCCCACCCCAGATCCCGCAAGCCCGCTGCGTCCAGAGCGGACCAGGTCACGCGGCTCCCGTAGTTCAACGTCGGGTCGAGGCTGAGTGCCTGCCCGCCGAGCGTGATCCCGTCGGCCCAGTGCCCACCGCTCGGGGCCAGCGGCACCGGCGCTCCGTAGAGGGCAACGGCGTTGGCACCGTAGAAGTAACCGTTGCGCGACAGGTTGGTCCACTGGGTCGCGGTGCCGATCCCGAGCACGTGTCCGAGTTCGTGGGTCGCAACCGAGTAGAAATCCAGTTCGTTCCGGTCCAGCCCGTCCGTCGTTTGGCCGAAGTGCCAGTTCTGCGTGCTATCGAACGTGATGCTCCCGCCCCACGGGGCGAACCCGGAGTGCCCGCGCGTTTGAATCGTGTTGATCCAGGCCTGGCTGCCGGAAATGCTGTACCCGCCGAACCCGCCGAACCCCGCTTCACCGCCCGTCAAAGAGCGCGCGCCCAAAAAAATCTGAAGCGTGTTCGCACCGACCGCGAGGTTCGTCACGCTCGTCTGACCGCCGGTCGCGGGGTCGAAGAACGAGGCGCTCCACGTATTTCCCCCGCCGGGAGTAATGGCCGCGAGGTTGGCCGAAATGCTGTTCCCCAACTCGCTCGCGACCCGGTTCATAATCGCGCGGGCTTCTGGGTTGTTGAAGAACCCACCGAGGTCGCGTGAGTAGTCGAACTGGATCAGAACCGCGGGCACTTCACGAGATTCGAGCCGCTCGAGCCCGAACGTGGTGCGCGGGGCTTTCGGCGAAAGGCGGCGCTTCGGGGTTCGCGTCAGCCACTGAAACATAATGAATCGCCTCAAAGTCCGTGCGGCGGCGCAGAGCATTGGCGCGGAGCGCCCGCTCGACCGGCGGCAGCGAGTGTCTGTTTGGGTTTGCGCAGTAGCGCCAACGATCGCGCCCGACGGCACACGGCCGTTGGCGTGAACACTGGGACCGCCGGTGCGAGCCGGGCGGACCGAATTAATCCGAGAATGGGCCGAGGATTAGCGACAAAGTTCCGGGGAGAACTCCGCGCATCGGGGGTCGGCTGGTGCTTCGCGGCACCCACATGCCGGTGATCGGGGAGGGCCGATCGGAACGCGGCGTGCGTTTCAGATACGAGTCTTTAGGACACCGGGGCAGATCGAGTCAACCAACGGATTTGCCCAGATTTCGTGTATTTTTTTCGTTACGCTGGGCGCATCAAAACATTGGCCCTAAACGGACACAGTTTTCAGGTGAGGCCACGGACCGTGTAAAGCCGCGGAAACAGGGCACGACACATTAATGCCACAGCACAACCACTCTATTTTCTTCTCTGGCGGATCTGTTCGAGCGAAAATAAGCATCATCCAACTCGCCCGATATATCATTACGAATAAGCGAAAATGAAAACTCTCGTCAATTACATATACGCTCTCAATTTCTGTGACAACCAAAGCGCATCAGGGCCGACAATAAGCCCCAAGAAATGACCTGACCGGAAACCGGACACTAACGGGAACATGCACGCCATCACGCACTCTCGATTGAGTGCTCGGTGAAATGATCTCGCGGTAGGAATTCACTCATCGAACAAGTACACGTCCACTGTTTCGCCCGACGCGATCTGCTCGCGCTCGGCCGCCACGAGCACGAACCCGTCGGCAACGACCGTGCTACTGAGATTCGACGCCCCGCTCGAAGCGACCGGTGCCACTCCTTGACCCTCGCGCTTCACTCGAACGTAATCGACGCGCCCCGCCACCGATGCGACCGGCTGCGTCAGCGACAGCCCGATCTTCTTATAAGGAAGCTCCCACCCCAAACCGCCGAGCCGCCGGATGGCACGTCCCGCGAAGAGGTCGTAAGCACACAAGCACGAAACGGGGTTGCCGGGAAGCAGGAATACAGTTCGGCTAAACAACCCCTCCCCAACCCCTCCCCCCTCTCCGCACTCCGGGCCTGTCAGCAGAGCTTCTCGCGGGCCAGAGTGCGGAGAGGGGCGTTCGGAAGAACCTACCCCCCTATCCCCCCTCCCTGAAGGGAAGGGGGAACAGGCGCGCGAAACCACTGAGATTGAGCTCGCGTCTAGCGACGGTTCTTTCTCCCCCTTCCCTTCAGGGAGGGAGGACGGGGGGGTAGGTTGTGGCTGTAACCCCTCCCCAACCCCTCCCCTAAACGGAGAGGGGCTTAATACGGGCACTGACAGATTTGTGTTTTCTGCATTGGGTTCGGTTCTCCCTTCCTTTTTAGGGAAGGGGGTTAGGGGGTTAGGTTCCCTAACGAACCCCACTCCCAGCGGAGCCGCCGGGCGCAGTGACACGCCGTGTACTGCGAGTTCACCCAGTTCCGCCACCGCACGCGGCGCGTGATCCTCGACCCCGACGGACGTGCCGCCAGAACAGAGCACCACATCAGCAGCGGCAACGGCCGCGCGGATCGCATCGCAGACGGCCGGGTAGTCGTCGCGAACGTACTGCACGGGAAGCACGTCCGCGCCGTCGCGGGCCGCGAGCGCAGTCAACATTGGCGAATTGCTATCAACGATCTTGAACCCTTCGGGCACAGAACCGGGGGGAAGCAGTTCATTCCCCGTAACAAGAATCGCCACGCGAGGTCGGCGCACGACGCGCACCGTACCCACACCAATCGACGCGAGCACGCCCACGTCCTGTGGTCGGAGCCGGCGATCTGCGGGTAGCACTTCGCGCCCCCGCGTTACGTCTTCGCCAACGCGAACGATGTGCTTGCCCGCCGCCAGCACCGCACGCGGTAGCACGCGACCGTCCGGTTCGATCTGCGCGAACTCGGCCATCAGCACCGCATCGACCCCAGTTGGGATCGGAGCGCCGGTCGTGATTCGCACGACTTGCCCGGGCGCCACCGTGCCAGCAAAAGGGCGCGCGGGAAGTGCTTCACCCACCACCGCGAGCGGAACCGGAGCACCGGCAGTGTCAGCCGCGTGAAGAGCAAACCCGTCCATCGCCGCACGCAGAAAGCTCGGCACATCGACCGCGGACACAACCGGCTCCGCAAGGACGCGACCGGCAGCGCTGAGTAGAGGCACGGCTTCGGACACAAGTACGGATGTGCGTTCTTCCAGGAGTGTCAGGACCGTGTCCACGCTCGCGCGCTCGCGGAACCCGCGCATCCGCACATCGAAGAAGGGTGATTTCGCCGGTTCGGACATCCCAAAACGCTCCGTTGGCCGCATAATCCGCACAATCGCACGCTTTTGCCAGACTTCGCAAATCATCGCCGCCCGCGCGACCCGCACAACCGCCCAGGTATTGCACGAATCAACCGGTTTTCATTCAAGCAATGAGTTGTGGGCACGCAAGTCGGCCCTACATTTGGATGTCAAGTACGTCAGCCGCGGTACACGCGCGGCTCGCGGGACGAACGCCCGCGTCCCCCTAACAATGCGCACGGACAGCCGGTACCAACGACGGAGCGGCTAACTATGAACACCAAACGATTCCTTCTGACTTTGACCGCCTTTGTATTCCTGCTCCCGCTGTCCGGGTGCGGGTGCCACCGCCACGGCTGCGGCGACGACCGCCGGTCCTTCGCCCCACCGCCCTCGGGCTGCTGCGATAAAAACCCGCCGCCGAACTTCCTCCCCGACACGCGGCCGTATTAGTCGCACTTGAGCAAAACTACGCCGGTGCGGACCAGAACATGGGCGGTCCGCGCAACCGGCGCACGCACGCCACACATTCGGCACGATCGCACCCGTTTCGCCAACCGGGTGACTTTTCCTCGTCGCGCCAGCACTCCGACATTCTCCCAATCTCCGACTGAATCTGCGCCCCTCGTGGTTGCACCGACTCCGCTCCCGCGCATGATTCCCTCGGACGGCAGGGGAACGCCGCGGTGAGCCGCGGAAAGGAGTCACCACAATGAGAAAGCGTCTCGTGTACCTCGGTCTCGTGGCCGCGGTCGCTCAAATCTGTTCCACAGGGTGTCTGGTTCACCCCGTTGCACGCTGGCGGGCGAACCACCCGTGCGTGGGTTGTGACCCGCAATACCGCCCACTGTTGCACCCGATCCAAACCCGACGGGCGATGCTCGGCATCGGCGAACCGATCGGTCCGGCTGGTCCGATCGTTGGTCCCGTCGTCGGTCCGGTGTCGCCGCCGTGCCACGGGTGTGGGGCGTCGCCGGTTGTTTCGGGTCCGCCCATCGAAGGCGTCCCGATTACCCCGACCGGTTACCCGACCATCGGTTACCCGACCCCACTCATGCCCGGTCCGACGGTAGTTCCGTCGAACCAGCTCCCGAACCCGATGCCGGTGCCGAAGTCGTAAACGGTCCCGTATTTCATTCGAGCCGCGCGGGATTTTTTACCCGCGCGGCTCTTTCGCTTTTTCTTCCGCCGAACTGCCGCGCAGGTACAGCGGCTCCAGTGCGAATAGTTCGCCCTGCGTCAGTGCGGGAAGCTTCAAGCCCACCGCAAGAACACTTTCCACACGCGGCTCACGATCGGCTTCGGGCGCCCGGGTGTTCGCGGCCGGAATTTGTCCGTCGTAAGCACTCACACCGGGTCCGTTCACCATTTCACCCGCCACCAACCCCGCAACAAATTCCCCCGTTGTGAGAATCTGAAGTGAATTCTCGGGGAACCAACCGTCGTGCCGCTTTGTGTACCGTTGTGCGTAAACCTGAGCCTGAAGCGCGTCCGCGATCACCCAGACGTGAGTCGCTTCGGCCGGCGATTGGTGCGCGATGGCTGCGAGCGTGTCGACCGCACGCAGTTCGCAGCCGGTCGCGTAGGCGAGCGCCTTCGCGGTCATCAGCCCCACACGCAGCCCGGTGTAGCTCCCAGGTCCGCGGCTCGCCATCACGCCGGTCAAGTCCCGCGGGCCGAGCGCTTCGGCTTTCAGCAGCGCATCAATGGTGGAAATCATGTCGCGTGCGTGCCGGCGCGACGAATCGAGTTCGGCGGCGCCGACAATCGCTCCCCCGCGCGCCAGTCCCACACGGGCGCCGCGGCCGGACGTTTCCAGGACGAGCCAACTTTCGTTCATTCGAGTTCGCCGCTACGGTGCTTTCCGGTGCGCGATACCATTCGCACAATGGGGGGAATTCTAGGCGGGCGAGCCGAGAGCGTAACCATTGAGGGTCCGATGTCCGATACGGCCACCATGCACATCGACGGCGCGTCCCGCGGCAACCCGGGGCCGGCGGCCTACGCCGTGGTCCTCGCGCGCCCGGGGATGCCCGTCGTCGAAGAAGCGGACACCATCGGCACCGCGTCGAACAACGTGGCGGAATACACCGCGCTGGTCGAGGGGTTGGGGCTCGCGGTTGAACTGGGCGTGAAGAAACTGAACGTGTTCAGCGACAGCGAGCTGATGGTGAAGCAGATGAGCGGCGCGTACAAGGTCAAGAACGAAGACCTGCGCCCGCTGTACGAAGAAGCGTGCCAGCTCCGCCGGCAGTTCGAGCAGATCACCATCACGCACGTGCGCCGTGAACAGAATACCCGCGCGGACGCCATCGGCAACGACGCCCTCGACGGCCGGCCGCGGAAGCGAGGCGCACAAGGAGAACCTACCCCCCCGGCCCCCCTCCCTAAAGGGAAGGGGGAGCAGGCGCGCGATCTCTTTGCAGCTGAAGCGCCATTATTTGACCTCGAAGCGCCAAACTCCCCCTTCCCTTCAGGGAGGGGAGCCGGAGGGGTAGGTCTCTCAGATGCCCCCATTCGCGAAGACGCGATTCGGTGCCTCGCGGACGCGGCCCAACACTGGGCCACGAACGGGCTGAAGGGACTTCCGCCGGAGGCGGTGTGGGAACAGTTGTGGTCACTGTTAGACGAAGCGGGTGTGCTGAAAAAGAAAAAGGCGAAGTGACATGCCGGACATTTTGTTCTTCGACGAAATCAGCGATGCAGAGGCGCATCTCGTCGGCGGAAAGGGTCTGAGTCTGGGTAAGACGGCGCGTGCGGGTTTGCCGGTGCCGGCCGGGTTTGTTGTCACGACGCAGGCGTATCGGCGCCTCGCGGACCGCGGCATCCGGGCCGATGCCGGGTTCGTGCGCGCGGTGGCAGGCGCCTACGAAACGTTGGGGAACGGACTGGTCGCGGTACGTTCCAGCGCCACCGCCGAAGACGCGGCCGATACGAGTTTCGCCGGACAGCAAGAAACGATCCTGGGCGTAAAAGGAGACGAACCACTCCTGGACGCGATCGAGCGCTGCTGGCGCTCACTGTTCACCGAGCGCGCGGTTGCGTACCGCGCCAAGCAAAACGTCGATGGCGCCGGCCTCGCGATGGCGGTCGTGGTGCAGAAACTCGTGCCCGCGGAAGCGGCCGGGGTACTGTTCACACGCGACCCGCTCGACCCGGACGGTAAGCGGATGCTCGCGGAAGCGTCCTGGGGGTTGGGTGAAGTCGTCGTATCGGGGCGCGTGCAGCCTGATCGTTTCACGCTCGATCGCGACACGGGAAGCGTACTCACGCGCGTCCTCGGCTCGAAGGCGATTCGCGTGACGGCCGGCGTCGAAGAACACGTTCCGGCGGAACTACAGCGGCAATTCTGCCTGAGCGACGCGGCACTCTCCCAACTCGTCGATTTGGGGCGCAAAGTGGAAGCGTTCTACGGCGATCCCCGCGACATCGAATGGGCCTTCGCAGGCGGCACGTTTCACCTGTTGCAAGCGCGGCCGATTACCGTGGCGGGCGCGGCCGAGCGGGAGCAGGTGCGTCAAGGTGTCATCTCGTCTTTGAAAGCAACAGCGGACCCGCGCGGAACCGTATGGGTGCGGTACAACCTGAGCGAAGTGCTCCCGGAGCCGGCGCCCATGACGTGGGCCGTCGTGCAGCGGTTGCTCGCGGCCGACGGCGGATTCGGCGCGATGAACCGCGATCTCGGAGCGAAGCCCGATCCCGCGCTCGGCTCTCTATCCGGGTTCGACCTCGTTGCCGGTCGGCCGATGGCGAACTTGTCGCGCCTCCCGCGCATGCAGTTCGCCCGGCCGCCCATCGAGTACCCGCTGGGCACTTACAAGCGCGAGCCGCACAAGGCACTCGACCCGAAACCCGTGCTGAACCCGCTCGCGGGGCAGGGGTGCGTGTTCGGTGTGCTTACACTACCCGGCACAATTCTGAGCCTGACGCGACTGATAGGCACGACGAAAAAGCAGTCGGCCGTCTTCGCCCAAAAGTTCGAGACCGAGATTGCGCCGGCATTCGCCACAGCCGCGAGACAAGCACGCGCGCAAAATTGGTCCCAAATGGACCCGCCCGCGCTCGTGCGCGAGTTCGAGACGTGGACGAACAAAACGCTCGTCGAGTTCGCACGCGACAGCCTGAAACCAACTGTGTTCGCGGAACTGGCGTGGACCGAGGTGTTCGATCAACTCAAGCCGAAACTCGGTGAAGAACGCGCCCGCACCGCGGTTGGCGAGTTGAGCCTCGGTGCCGCGCCACCAGGGGAAGTAAATCTTCCAGGTGGGATTCGCGACTTAGCAAACGAACGAATCTCGCGCGCGACATTTTTGGAGCGGTTCGGTCACCGCAGCACGAACGAAATGGAATTCGCGCAACCGCGCTGGAGCGAAGTGCCCCAAGAGCTCGACAAGCTCATGCACAGAGCCGGTTGGGGCGCGCACACCGCTGCCACAGCCGATGTGGACAAGATCGCGACGGAGGCAAAAATCAGCGGGCCGTTCCGCGATCAACTCGCGGCCAAAGTGAAACTGCTGCGCACGTATCTCGGGTTGCGCGAAGCCGGCAAGCACTACTTACTGATGGGTTTCGCGGTCATTCGCCGTGCGCTCGTGGAACTCGATCGCCGGTTCGAGTTGAACGGCGGCATCTTCTTCCTCACGCCGGCCGACTTGCCCGATCTGCTCGCTAAGAAGGATCTCTCTGCGAAGGTCACCGCAGCGCGCAAGAACCGCCAAACGGAACTCTCACTCGAAGTGCCGCCGGTGCTGTTCAGCGACGACCTCGACGCGATCGGCCGACCGCTCCCGGAACCGGCTGGCAGAGACAAGCTCACGGGCGTGGCACTTTCGGCAGGAGTCGCGGAAGGTCCGGCCCTCGTGCTCACCGAACCAACTGCGGCACCGCCCGAAGGCGGGTACGTCCTCGTGTGCCCGTCCACGGACCCTGCCTGGGTACCCCTCTTCGTCCACGCGAAGGCACTCGTCATGGAAACCGGCGGCGTGCTCTCACACGGCGCGATCGTGGCCCGCGAATTCGGCCTGCCCGCAGTGGCCGGCTTACCCAACGCGACGCAACAAATCAAAACGGGCCAAACGATCCGCGTTGATGGTGGAAGGGGAACGGTGACGATCGTGGGCGAAGCGTAGGTCGCGGAAATTTGTGCGGTTCGCACGTTAGTACCAGCGTAGTGAAACACGCTACTCCCGTGACGTAAAAACCTGTGTACAGAAGAATTTACGCTGTCAGGCGAAAGCGATTGCCACCAAGAGGCACGAGTTCCACTGTCGGTGGGGTACCCTTTTGCCAATCGAGAGTGTGGTTGCGACGTAGCCATTCCCGAAGGATTGGTTCACCGCGGTCCCGAAATTCCGGGCACTTGCGCCAAAAGCCTCCCGTCAGCGCGAACGAATGAAACGCGCCGTCGATTTCGACTTCGATCTTGTCCCAGTTCGAGGAAAAGAACTCGTCTCGGTTGGGTCTACCAACTCGTATACCGTAAGTCGAATTATTGGTACTTCCACCTCGCCACGCGCTCGCTCGCATGCCTCACCTCCTGAATCACTTATTGAACTGGAACTCGCGGCTGTTAACCAGCACCCAGAGCAAGTCCTGCAGACCGTCGCGCAGATTCGGCGCGGAGTTGATCCAGCCCTCGGCCTTTTTTCGCTCGTCCGCGCTTGGGAGGCGGCTCCATGTCGCGAGATAGAGTTCCTCCACCGCCTTCGCGAGCGGCACTCGGTCGGCAATCAGCTTCTCGACACGGCCCGTTTTGTCGGCGATCTTCTTGTTCAGGAACTCGCCGTTTAAGAGGTGCATCGCCTGTGCGATGTTCGGCTTCGTGGTGCGTTCGCACTCGCATAACACCTGACGCGGTGGCCGGCCGAACGTGTCGAGCAGGTACGAGCGCACTTCGCTATCGGGCAGTTGGATCGCGCGCGTACCGAGGGGCAAGCCCTGGTACTTCTCGCGCGTGCCGGTTGCGAAGTCCACGCCGTCGGCGATCTGCTCCGCGGTCAGGCGTTTCACCGTGTACCGCGTGAAGTGAACATTCGCAGCATCAAGCTTATTGCCCGGCGAACTGGCGTGCGTGAGCTGGTACGCGCGGCTGCTAAAGATCGTCTTGAGGAAACCCTTGAGGTCGAATTTCTGTTTCACCAGTTCGTCGGCGAGCGCGTCGAGCAATTCCGGGTTACTCGCCGGGTTGGTGGCGCGTATGTCATCGAGCGGTTCGACCAGTCCGCGCCCCATCGCGTAGCCCCAGAAGCGGTTAGCAAGGTTGCGGCTGAACATCTTGTTCTTCGGGTCCGTCAGCCAGTCCGCGAGCTTCTTCCGGCGATCGAACTCGTCGTCCCAACTCACTTTGGTATCGCCGTCGAGCGGCACCGGTTTGACGAACGTGCGCTTGCGCGGGTGCGTAGCCTCGCCCACCCCGCGAATGAAAATGACCGTTTCGCGACCGAAGATGCCGAACTCCTGGCTCGTCTTCGTGCCGATCCGCGTGAAGAACGCGGCCATGCCGTAGTAGTCGTCCTGACTCCACTTCTCGAACGGGTGGTGGTGACACTTCGCGCACCCGATCCGCACCCCGAGGAACAACTGCGTCGCGGTTTCCGACCAGTCCTCGAACGTGCGCCCGATCTGGAAGAAATTCGCCGGGCCGTCGGTGAACGTGCTGCCCTCGGCCGTCACCACGTCGCGCACGAACTGGTCCGTCGGCACGTTGTCGCGCACCTGTGCCCGAACCCAGTTGTGGAAGCTCCACATTCCCTTCTCTTGAAGGGCCGTGCGGTTGATGCGGAGCAGGTCGCCCCACTTGAGCGCCCACCAGTCGACGAACTCGGGGCGGTCGAGCACGCGATCAATGACCTTCGCGCGCTTCTTCGGGTCTTTGTCGTTCAGAAACGCCCGGATCTCATCGGGGGTCGGCAGCGTACCGATCGCATCGAGGTACAGTCGACGCAGAAACTCCTCGTCCGAAGACAGTGGCGACGGTGTGAGTCCCAGATCCTTCCATTTCGCGATCAGGTGCGTGTCGATGAAGTTGTTGATCGGCAGGTCCGGGAACGTGTCCAATTTCGTAAATGGCAGCGTGACGCGGACGACTTCAGCCCACCCACCGAACCGAATCATGACGTGCGTTTCCCCCGCGTCCTTCGCAGTAACTACTCCTGTTGGTGTTACCGCAGCGACCGCGTCATTGAGTGCATCAAACTGTGCCGTACTCGTGACGTCCTCACGGTGGCCATCGGACCAAATTGCCGTGACCGAGAGTTGTTGTTGCTCGCCCGGCACCATCAACCGATTGGGAGGAAACACTTCGAGCTTCGTCACCGTGGGGTCTTCGAT
This region of Gemmata massiliana genomic DNA includes:
- a CDS encoding DUF1549 and DUF1553 domain-containing protein; its protein translation is MSFRVLFAACALGLVTAELRAVDPPAGAPKVLIVYPKEAKLVGPRAEQRVSVLGVWADGRRWDLTHAARFTSADARIVTTEKSTLRPVADGNTTLTVEAAGAKVVVPVAVEKVSADTPVSFVREVEPILTKAGCNAGSCHGAQHGRGGFKLSLFGFDPAFDFAQIVQSNEGRRVVLSDSERSIFLAKPALVMEHGGGERLKHNGREYATIRQWLDDGAPPPANPARKGIEDPTVTKLEVFPPNRLMVPGEQQQLSVTAIWSDGHREDVTSTAQFDALNDAVAAVTPTGVVTAKDAGETHVMIRFGGWAEVVRVTLPFTKLDTFPDLPINNFIDTHLIAKWKDLGLTPSPLSSDEEFLRRLYLDAIGTLPTPDEIRAFLNDKDPKKRAKVIDRVLDRPEFVDWWALKWGDLLRINRTALQEKGMWSFHNWVRAQVRDNVPTDQFVRDVVTAEGSTFTDGPANFFQIGRTFEDWSETATQLFLGVRIGCAKCHHHPFEKWSQDDYYGMAAFFTRIGTKTSQEFGIFGRETVIFIRGVGEATHPRKRTFVKPVPLDGDTKVSWDDEFDRRKKLADWLTDPKNKMFSRNLANRFWGYAMGRGLVEPLDDIRATNPASNPELLDALADELVKQKFDLKGFLKTIFSSRAYQLTHASSPGNKLDAANVHFTRYTVKRLTAEQIADGVDFATGTREKYQGLPLGTRAIQLPDSEVRSYLLDTFGRPPRQVLCECERTTKPNIAQAMHLLNGEFLNKKIADKTGRVEKLIADRVPLAKAVEELYLATWSRLPSADERKKAEGWINSAPNLRDGLQDLLWVLVNSREFQFNK
- a CDS encoding PEP/pyruvate-binding domain-containing protein; amino-acid sequence: MPDILFFDEISDAEAHLVGGKGLSLGKTARAGLPVPAGFVVTTQAYRRLADRGIRADAGFVRAVAGAYETLGNGLVAVRSSATAEDAADTSFAGQQETILGVKGDEPLLDAIERCWRSLFTERAVAYRAKQNVDGAGLAMAVVVQKLVPAEAAGVLFTRDPLDPDGKRMLAEASWGLGEVVVSGRVQPDRFTLDRDTGSVLTRVLGSKAIRVTAGVEEHVPAELQRQFCLSDAALSQLVDLGRKVEAFYGDPRDIEWAFAGGTFHLLQARPITVAGAAEREQVRQGVISSLKATADPRGTVWVRYNLSEVLPEPAPMTWAVVQRLLAADGGFGAMNRDLGAKPDPALGSLSGFDLVAGRPMANLSRLPRMQFARPPIEYPLGTYKREPHKALDPKPVLNPLAGQGCVFGVLTLPGTILSLTRLIGTTKKQSAVFAQKFETEIAPAFATAARQARAQNWSQMDPPALVREFETWTNKTLVEFARDSLKPTVFAELAWTEVFDQLKPKLGEERARTAVGELSLGAAPPGEVNLPGGIRDLANERISRATFLERFGHRSTNEMEFAQPRWSEVPQELDKLMHRAGWGAHTAATADVDKIATEAKISGPFRDQLAAKVKLLRTYLGLREAGKHYLLMGFAVIRRALVELDRRFELNGGIFFLTPADLPDLLAKKDLSAKVTAARKNRQTELSLEVPPVLFSDDLDAIGRPLPEPAGRDKLTGVALSAGVAEGPALVLTEPTAAPPEGGYVLVCPSTDPAWVPLFVHAKALVMETGGVLSHGAIVAREFGLPAVAGLPNATQQIKTGQTIRVDGGRGTVTIVGEA